The region CAATTTACCTAAAGATGTTTTGAAGTGCACGTATACTTGATCCGGTTGTTGAAATAGAAAACTGAGGGTAAAGAGGCAACACCACAAGCCTCGTGATCCCATCACTCTTAATCTGTCATGGATAAAAAAAGAAACATCATTATTAACAATCTCAATTGATGATGACTTTATGGTAATCTTTAATGTTACTTTTTTGTGTTGAAATGCCCTGATAGCAGACCAATTATTCTTCAAATTATAATAAGTTAAACTACCTGTTGGGCAGCTTCTTCAGTGAAGGGATGCCAGTAACGCATTGCAATGTAGACATTAGCAGGTAATTTCTTTGCTTCAAGTTCTGATTTTAGAGCACTAGCCTACAACAAACAGctataatcataaatatatacTGAAATGAAATGCAATATAAAAATCAGATGAAAGTCGATTAGACAGCACAAACATCAACAATAGCAATAACATGTCTTACCTGCTCATCTGTTATCTTTCTCAAAGGTGAACCACCTCCAATTGAGGCATATGCTTCCTTACTTTTTCTTGCTCTTAATACAGAAATGATTTGTGCTAAAGGTCGTTGTAGGAAACGAAACAACCTTGGTAGACGGATAATATCCTGTCCCAAACACTAAAACTGTTAGTATGATGAAAACTATTGGAACTAAATTAGCAGTGAATCTTTCTTTAGAGTTTCAAAAAGGAGGATTATTTGTACAAATACACATACCGGATCTGCAAACAGGTTATAGAGAAAGGGTTGAACATCAACAAGTGTCTCTGGGCCTCCAAGATTCAAAAGCAATACTCCAACTTTTTCATCCTCCACATGTGAATCAGATTCAGTTTCACTCAAAGGATGTGTGCATACCCCTACAGAACAAAATCTCTTTCCAGCTAAACCTATGTTCTTAATGGGTTCATCTAATTTTAATTTCTGGAGGTTGCTGACAGTTGAATTGGAGTTCCCAGATGCTTTGCATGTATGGCTGCAGACAGAAACTTGATGTTTTCTATGGAAACACACACTGCAAGTAGAGGAAGTAGGTGGATGTTTTAGTTTAATTATAACAAACAGGAGGCAATTTCATCAAGTGTGTGAACTTTTAAAAGAGCTAAAACATTTTCCGAATAGAATTAATGATCCAACCACAGCTCGTTTATACGTTAGTGACGCCTAACTTAGATTAACAAAGGCATGACTAAATTTCAGAATAATTTCAATACTAACAACCTAAAATTGTAAGATATGAAGCATATACAGGTTATATGAGAATCAAACGCTATGGATTCGACAAATTTTACAGAACCAGATTATAATATAGCTTCTAACGCACGGATCTCCAATAGACTTAGGATTCAATTTCCTTACCGATCCGATTTCAGTTTCATTACCAATCAGGGTTCAAAGGAAGCACACCATTTCATAATTGATCAGGCGAAACTAATAACATAAACTACACAGCATACACTCAATTGAATGGCATCCATGCTTGTACATGGGGATATTCGTATATAAAACTTACACCGAAGAATTGTGGTTGAATTTGGAGGttgtcaactctgggagtttcaCGCCGGGCAGAGCATGAGAAGTCGCTGCTGCGTTCATGGCAATGAATAACGCCAAATTTGGTTGTACGTAAACCCttcaaaacaaggaaaaataaatcTGGGTTACGAGAGTTTTGTGAATTCTTTCAAGGGTTTCTTAGGGTTCTTGCAGATTACAAATTAATAAGTGCAAGAGTTCTGAATTAGTAATTACACTGTTAAGAATGGGGAATAaaattaagaaaatatattttattatttttcaatatttaataaaaaattagcGATTTGACCAAAATAGTCATGCATCTACCAAAATCTATCATATCAATATATTGACCAAAATAGTCATTTGCATCTACCAAAATCTATCATATCTACAAAAATCGTATGTGACATACCAAAAAATCATTTGAGTATACAGGGGGAAGGGATTTTCATATATGCGAGTGAATTTTCGAAGATGTATATGTGAAATTCTTTGCTATACATCTATGGAAAAATATGTTTCCTCATATGTCATATGCGAACAAATGAGTTTGTGCAGAtgccatattttcttaaaatttcATTAAcgaaaaatacgtttcttcgaatcACCATATGCCAAAAAATAAGTTTTCTCATATGCCGTATGCACGAAAATCTGAAAACTATATTTCTTTGTAATTCTTACTATGAAATCACAAATCCTTACTGTGAAAATCTAAAATCTAAACTGCAAAATTTGTATAGTTAATTTAATGGTCATTTTATAAGATGTgcttttgattaaaaaaattcaATACAACTTTATCTGCCTGCTattatttttctgaaaaaaaaaaaaaacatggcttcaaattttccttttttttttttttttttttttttttttgcggttCATGACAATTAAAAAATGGTAGGCATTTTGTTAAAAACTATGGGGTAGAAATTTCATAAGATATAAATTATTAGATCTGGTTAAAATGTAGAAAGATTTGAAAAATAGACCTGACATCAATTTATCTTTCCACCACCCATCAATGAAACATGTTGTAAAAATAGTTTTGATAAAAGTGATGTGAAACActtgaaaaaatattattaaaaaagttTTAGCAGTTGTATATTTATATCTGGTAGATAATGCTCTGGTGGAAGAGGCTACGACTCTTCAATATAATGCAACAAATCGATCTAACGGAAAAGGCTTTGGTAGCAGAAATGGAAAAGGCTTTGTTAAGAACCGATCTAGTGAAAGAAGTAGTAATAACCAATCATTCATTTTTATCTCATGAAGTGGTCATTAATATCCTCTTGGGTATGTTGTATATTAAACAGAAGTACAACCATAATTACAGTATGACGATTAAGTACAAGCACAAAGTCTTGGATAGTAGAAGTACAACCATAATTACAGTATGACGATTAAGTACAAGCACAAAGTCTTGGATAGTTGTATACCAGACCTAATTTTcagttaaaaaaaaatcattatgtCAATCCATAAACTTATAAGTATGTTAATGATGATGTTGCTACATTTTACAATGTTGTTCCTATAAATGAGAATGATGTTGATATGTTGATACATATGTTGTTAAAGATGATGATGCAGATTACTGAGAAGTACTTTTGTTCGGAGATGATAAGCATCCACTTCCTTATGAGGATCAAGTAGATTTTGTATAATTATCTGACCTTAAGAAAAGGTGATATATAATTAAATGGTCGGATGATGAATACACATTACACAAGAGCACCATTCACCGATATGCATGTTATACCCACCTGTTCAAACCCGGTATACGCTCCAACTCCATTACACAAGCAAAACCCATCATATAGGATAAAAAATCTACAAACATTCAAAGAAAAATAATCTTTTCAACCAAAACTGTGTGCAAATAGTGCTCGTGAAggattttagtaaaaaaaaaaccAGTATATCAAACAAAAAATATGTTTCAAGCATCTTGTTACCAAAAAATTTATATTTGGCTTATTTCGTATGTTATCAAGTCAAAAAACCTATGGATGAACACACTTGTGTTTCAACATAATTGAACACAACCCATagcaaaaacaaacaaaaaagtgTTGAGTTATTTAATTGTCGATGTGTTGAGTAATGATCATAACAGAGCCTACTGTGAAACCAACATCCATCAGGATTTCACTaccaaataaaaattaaatagttCATACACACAATCATGACGTACGAAACAACATACACTTAAACCTATTAGGGCCCCAAGAGGAATCATTTTCTAGAGCCCCTATGTAGTGTTCCAGTTTGGGGAAGAATAATATTGGAATAGTGACATAAATTCAAATAGATAATCACAAACAATTTGAGTTATTGTTCCTATTGATTGGTTAACAGTAATCttagtttttatttttgtatGTTTATTTGGTATATTTCCACAtaatttgttaattaattttgagTGTTTTGTAGATACATGTCTTCCTCAAATGTTGTAGGTGTGCCCGCATGATAGACGCGACTCATCTAATGGGtgatccatttccattgggaagagaagacttttctgaacttccaatgttgccattgttaatgtccatggaagtttgagaggTTGATCTACCagtcaaatttgcttgaccagtgcgccaaatcattcctgattcaacaacaataagcaaataggtaagatcaatgagggtcacgtcgtggtctatcatatagtaatctttaacgaactcactatatgatttaggaagtgattgaagaaccaagtcaacaaccaacttccttgagacatcgacacccaacaatcccaacttgtcaatatgtaacttgtcacaccccaaaaccagaatgacggaaacgttatggggtggaggacgtcatgtatagcatcacaaccaatgtataATAACAATCATAGCAACGCAACCATTACattaaatacttaaataaaaatgtttacatcaattTTGAAATTGACTGAAACTTGTTTGGATTACATCATACAGTTCGTATGAATATAAACATTAAACTCTTATTGCTCCAACTCCTCAAAAACCC is a window of Lactuca sativa cultivar Salinas chromosome 1, Lsat_Salinas_v11, whole genome shotgun sequence DNA encoding:
- the LOC111886658 gene encoding ferrochelatase-2, chloroplastic, which translates into the protein MNAAATSHALPGVKLPELTTSKFNHNSSVVCFHRKHQVSVCSHTCKASGNSNSTVSNLQKLKLDEPIKNIGLAGKRFCSVGVCTHPLSETESDSHVEDEKVGVLLLNLGGPETLVDVQPFLYNLFADPDIIRLPRLFRFLQRPLAQIISVLRARKSKEAYASIGGGSPLRKITDEQASALKSELEAKKLPANVYIAMRYWHPFTEEAAQQIKSDGITRLVVLPLYPQFSISTTGSSIRALQNIFREDKVLSKLPVAIIQSWYQRYGYIKSMADLIEEELLSFNRPQEVMIFFSAHGVPETYVVDAGDPYKYQMEECIDLIMQELKARGIENNHRLAYQSRVGPVQWLKPYTDEVLVQLGQQGVKSLLAVPVSFVSEHIETLEEIDMEYKELALKSGVENWGRVPALGCTTSFIADLADAVIEALPSATAMSASSSPLISSSSSQEFKRDPVGYAMKIFVGSFLAFILLLSPRMLSAFRKPVV